From Bradyrhizobium symbiodeficiens, the proteins below share one genomic window:
- the ureC gene encoding urease subunit alpha — protein sequence MATLTRRAYGELYGPTKGDLVRLADTSLLAEIEHDYTTYGHELLVGAGKNLRDGEGVNAYRTSSHKALDVVIKNATIVDAVTGIVKADIGIRDGRIVGIGKAGNPDVMPDVHPDMVVGHSTAPIAGGPFIVTAGAIESHAHLISPEQSDHALAGGTTTLVGNGSGPVFDVGSGAAAAFGRFLQAIEFSPLNYALFGRGGSNPEAVEEAVASGGMSVKIHEDFGAAPDVIDKSLVAADRNDFAVHLHTDSINEYGFCEDTMAAVEGRTIHMYHVEGAGGGHAPDLLKVVSWDNVIPSSTNPTNPYTSYGMEEGVPMTMICHQLNYNAPEDVMFGEARVRAQSMAAEDFLHDMGAISIFGTDTQGMGRLAENVAKCWQLASVMKDRIGRLPEEKTLRADNERIKRYIAKLTINPAIAVGIDHMVGSIEPGKMADLVLWPRASFGIKPYMVIKNGFVVWAAMGDGNGSLGLSEPMIQKRMWGALGAAPQRLGVNFMSKLAMEADVSRKLGLSRDPVQIKNVRKLRKSDMVRNAATPHVEVDPQTFEVRADGKLLMCPPATRVPLARRYMLR from the coding sequence ATGGCTACACTCACGCGTCGCGCCTATGGTGAGCTCTACGGTCCCACCAAGGGCGATCTGGTCCGGTTGGCCGACACTAGCCTGCTTGCCGAGATCGAGCACGACTACACCACGTACGGACATGAATTGCTGGTTGGGGCCGGAAAGAACCTGCGCGACGGCGAGGGAGTCAATGCTTACCGGACTTCGTCGCACAAGGCCCTCGATGTCGTAATCAAGAACGCGACGATCGTCGATGCTGTCACCGGCATCGTAAAGGCCGACATCGGCATCCGCGACGGTCGCATCGTCGGCATTGGCAAAGCTGGCAATCCCGACGTGATGCCGGATGTCCATCCCGATATGGTCGTGGGTCATTCGACGGCGCCGATAGCCGGAGGACCCTTCATCGTCACAGCCGGGGCGATCGAGTCGCACGCCCATCTGATCTCACCGGAGCAGTCCGACCATGCCCTGGCCGGCGGGACCACGACGCTGGTCGGCAACGGATCAGGTCCGGTCTTCGATGTCGGCAGTGGCGCGGCCGCAGCCTTCGGGCGGTTTCTTCAGGCGATCGAATTCTCGCCTCTCAACTACGCCCTGTTCGGACGCGGAGGGTCCAATCCCGAGGCCGTCGAGGAGGCCGTGGCCTCTGGCGGCATGTCTGTCAAGATCCACGAGGATTTCGGCGCAGCTCCCGACGTGATCGACAAGAGCCTGGTTGCGGCTGATCGCAACGATTTCGCCGTCCACCTCCATACCGACTCGATCAACGAATACGGCTTCTGCGAGGATACAATGGCGGCCGTCGAGGGCCGCACGATCCACATGTATCACGTGGAAGGCGCAGGCGGCGGTCACGCCCCGGACCTGCTCAAGGTCGTGTCGTGGGATAACGTCATTCCATCCTCCACCAATCCGACCAATCCATACACCTCGTACGGCATGGAAGAGGGCGTGCCGATGACGATGATCTGTCATCAGCTCAACTATAATGCGCCGGAGGACGTCATGTTCGGCGAGGCGCGGGTGCGCGCCCAGTCGATGGCGGCGGAAGATTTTCTGCACGATATGGGGGCGATATCGATATTCGGAACGGATACGCAGGGAATGGGACGCCTTGCCGAGAACGTCGCCAAGTGCTGGCAGCTTGCCAGCGTAATGAAGGATCGGATCGGCCGTCTGCCTGAGGAAAAAACGCTGCGTGCTGATAACGAGCGCATCAAGCGTTACATCGCCAAGCTTACCATCAATCCAGCCATCGCGGTCGGCATCGACCACATGGTCGGCTCGATCGAGCCGGGCAAGATGGCCGATCTCGTTCTCTGGCCGCGCGCCTCCTTTGGCATCAAGCCTTATATGGTGATCAAGAACGGCTTTGTCGTCTGGGCTGCTATGGGGGACGGCAACGGCAGTCTCGGGCTGTCGGAACCTATGATTCAGAAGCGGATGTGGGGCGCGCTCGGCGCCGCGCCGCAGAGACTGGGCGTCAACTTCATGTCGAAGCTTGCGATGGAGGCCGATGTGAGCCGCAAGCTCGGCCTGTCTCGTGACCCCGTCCAGATCAAGAACGTGCGAAAGCTGCGCAAGTCCGACATGGTGCGCAACGCCGCGACGCCACATGTCGAGGTCGACCCCCAAACCTTTGAGGTCCGCGCCGATGGAAAGCTTCTGATGTGCCCACCTGCAACCAGGGTCCCGCTCGCTAGGCGGTATATGCTGCGATGA
- a CDS encoding ATP-binding cassette domain-containing protein: MADLVPLLKAEHLTMRFGGVVANDDITFTLEEMELRCLIGPNGAGKSTFFKTLTGQLVPTSGAISFRGQPIAGKLSHEIARMGIGIKTQVPNVFNGLSVRENIWLAVRRKATPRAQAPAVNAVLEMIRLTDRADRVVATLSHGQRQWVEIGMVLAAEPELILLDEPAAGMTDEETFHTAAIIREINRDRAIIVVEHDMEFIKQIAKKVTVFHQGRVLVEDTVDRVLADQRVRDVYLGKKVAA; the protein is encoded by the coding sequence ATGGCGGACCTTGTCCCACTGCTCAAGGCTGAGCACCTCACGATGAGATTCGGCGGCGTCGTTGCCAACGACGACATCACCTTCACGCTGGAGGAAATGGAGCTCCGCTGCCTCATCGGCCCGAATGGAGCCGGCAAGAGCACCTTCTTCAAGACGCTGACGGGACAGCTCGTGCCGACCTCGGGCGCGATCTCGTTTCGTGGGCAGCCGATCGCCGGCAAGCTGTCGCATGAAATCGCCCGGATGGGGATCGGGATCAAGACGCAGGTGCCCAACGTTTTTAACGGTCTTTCGGTTCGCGAGAACATCTGGCTCGCCGTCCGCCGCAAGGCAACGCCGCGCGCTCAGGCGCCCGCAGTCAATGCCGTGCTCGAAATGATCCGGCTCACCGATCGCGCCGACCGCGTCGTCGCGACGCTGTCCCACGGCCAGCGCCAATGGGTCGAGATCGGCATGGTGCTGGCGGCCGAGCCGGAGTTGATCCTGCTCGACGAGCCAGCTGCGGGCATGACCGATGAGGAGACCTTCCACACCGCGGCGATCATCCGCGAGATCAACCGTGACCGGGCCATCATCGTCGTCGAGCACGACATGGAGTTCATCAAGCAGATCGCCAAGAAAGTGACCGTGTTCCATCAGGGACGCGTGCTGGTCGAAGACACCGTGGACAGGGTGCTGGCGGACCAGCGCGTGCGGGACGTCTATCTCGGTAAGAAGGTGGCGGCATGA
- a CDS encoding amidase, with protein MSIKRPNAEDVAELAASLHMNMSIEEAGEYLSLMGGMFDAYDVIDELPNPLPPVKYPRTPGAKPMPKDNKYNAWAIKTEVKGASDGKLAGRTVVLKDNVALAGVPMMNGSTTLEGFIPAADATIVTRILDAGGTIVGKAVCEHFCLSGGSHTSHPAPVHNPLKMGYSAGGSSSGSAALVAAGEVDMSIGGDQGGSIRIPASYCGIYGMKATHGLVPYTGVMPIESTIDHTGPMTSNVADNALLLEVLAGADGFDPRQYAPKVTSYTEMLGKGVKGMKIGILKEGFAVSNMQEGVVDKVKAGAERFAKLGASVSEVSIPEHLHALAAWNPITLEGFLVQMMIGNGMGFNWKGLYDVGLLDAHSSWRNRADDLSETLKLTMLVGQWGVTHYRGRYYAKSRNIAIAAKAAYDAVFGSYDLLLMPTLPCVATPIPAKDAPLSEIVQRAFEMTATTSPFDVTGHPAMTVPCGLSDGLPVGLMLIGKDYDEAAIYQAASAFEADGDWKKF; from the coding sequence ATGTCCATCAAACGCCCGAACGCCGAAGACGTCGCCGAGCTCGCTGCGAGCCTGCACATGAATATGTCGATCGAGGAGGCTGGAGAATATCTGTCGCTGATGGGCGGGATGTTCGATGCCTATGACGTCATCGACGAACTGCCGAACCCGCTGCCGCCGGTCAAATATCCGCGCACGCCGGGCGCAAAGCCGATGCCCAAGGACAACAAGTACAACGCCTGGGCGATCAAGACCGAGGTCAAGGGCGCATCGGACGGCAAGCTCGCCGGACGCACCGTCGTGCTGAAGGACAACGTCGCGCTGGCCGGTGTCCCAATGATGAACGGCTCCACGACACTCGAGGGCTTCATCCCCGCAGCTGACGCAACGATCGTCACCCGGATACTCGATGCCGGCGGCACCATCGTCGGCAAGGCCGTGTGCGAACATTTCTGCCTCTCCGGAGGCAGCCATACGTCCCATCCCGCGCCTGTCCACAACCCCTTGAAGATGGGCTATTCGGCCGGCGGCTCGTCATCGGGGAGCGCTGCACTGGTGGCTGCGGGCGAGGTCGACATGTCGATCGGCGGTGACCAGGGCGGCTCGATCCGCATCCCGGCATCCTACTGCGGCATCTACGGCATGAAGGCGACGCACGGCCTCGTGCCCTACACCGGCGTGATGCCGATCGAATCCACCATCGACCACACCGGCCCGATGACGTCCAACGTCGCCGACAATGCGCTGCTGCTGGAAGTGCTCGCCGGCGCCGACGGATTTGATCCCCGCCAGTATGCGCCGAAGGTCACGAGCTACACGGAGATGCTCGGCAAGGGCGTGAAGGGCATGAAGATCGGCATCCTCAAGGAAGGCTTCGCCGTGTCGAACATGCAGGAAGGCGTCGTGGACAAGGTCAAGGCCGGCGCAGAGCGCTTTGCCAAGCTCGGCGCCAGCGTATCCGAGGTGTCGATACCGGAGCACTTGCACGCGCTCGCAGCCTGGAATCCGATCACGCTGGAGGGCTTTCTGGTCCAGATGATGATCGGCAACGGCATGGGCTTCAACTGGAAGGGTCTCTATGACGTCGGCCTGCTCGATGCCCATTCCAGCTGGCGCAACCGCGCCGACGATCTGTCGGAAACGCTCAAGCTCACCATGTTGGTCGGGCAGTGGGGCGTCACTCATTATCGCGGCCGCTACTATGCCAAGTCGCGCAACATCGCGATTGCGGCCAAGGCCGCCTATGACGCGGTGTTCGGATCGTACGACCTGCTGCTGATGCCGACCCTGCCTTGCGTTGCCACGCCGATCCCGGCCAAGGACGCGCCGCTGTCCGAGATCGTCCAGCGCGCCTTCGAGATGACCGCCACCACCAGTCCTTTCGACGTCACCGGTCATCCCGCGATGACCGTCCCCTGCGGTCTTTCCGACGGCCTTCCTGTCGGTCTGATGCTGATCGGCAAGGATTACGACGAAGCGGCCATCTATCAGGCCGCCAGCGCTTTCGAAGCCGACGGTGACTGGAAGAAGTTCTGA
- a CDS encoding putative quinol monooxygenase, with translation MITITAVIKAKSGSEVAMRDALLAVAAHVAANEPETIGFFISQSEDDPRVFTTYERFGDKAAMDRHNGSAAVATFFGIAKPILDGDVILVTSKEVSATLR, from the coding sequence ATGATCACCATCACGGCTGTCATCAAGGCGAAGTCGGGCAGCGAGGTTGCGATGCGCGATGCGCTCCTCGCTGTTGCCGCTCACGTCGCCGCCAACGAACCCGAGACGATCGGATTCTTCATTTCGCAGAGCGAGGATGACCCCCGGGTCTTCACGACCTACGAACGTTTCGGCGATAAGGCTGCGATGGATCGCCACAACGGCTCGGCAGCCGTCGCCACCTTCTTCGGGATCGCCAAGCCGATCCTGGATGGCGATGTCATCCTGGTGACGTCGAAGGAGGTCTCGGCGACGCTTCGCTAG
- a CDS encoding ABC transporter ATP-binding protein: MSTLLEVKNLRSGYGRIPILFGIDMTMQDGEYLGILGHNGMGKTTTLRALMGHLPTTGGTVSFAGRDITHLKPHERSRLGIGLVPQGREIFPDLSVLENLRMGLAAAPREDRSVIDTVLQDFPRLLRLLDRRGGALSGGEQQLLALARCLCTKPRLILLDEPTEGIQPSIIEEIIETLLVLKKRWKMSLIVVEQNLEFITSLSDRVLNIQKGRITEELDQASLLARDAAMHPT; the protein is encoded by the coding sequence ATGAGTACGCTCCTCGAGGTCAAGAATCTGCGCTCCGGCTACGGCCGCATTCCGATTCTGTTCGGCATCGACATGACGATGCAGGACGGCGAATATCTCGGTATTCTCGGCCACAACGGCATGGGCAAGACCACGACTCTGCGTGCGCTGATGGGGCATCTGCCGACGACGGGTGGCACGGTCAGCTTCGCCGGAAGGGACATCACCCATCTCAAGCCGCATGAGCGGTCCCGGCTCGGGATCGGGCTCGTGCCGCAAGGCAGAGAGATATTTCCCGACCTCAGCGTTCTCGAGAATCTGAGGATGGGCCTTGCTGCGGCTCCAAGGGAGGACCGTTCGGTGATCGACACCGTGCTGCAGGACTTTCCGCGCCTGTTGCGACTTCTCGACCGGCGCGGCGGAGCCTTGTCGGGCGGAGAGCAGCAATTGCTCGCGCTGGCACGTTGCCTCTGCACCAAGCCGCGGCTGATCCTGCTGGACGAGCCGACCGAGGGCATCCAGCCATCGATTATCGAGGAGATCATCGAGACTTTGCTGGTGCTGAAGAAACGCTGGAAGATGTCGCTGATCGTGGTCGAGCAGAATCTCGAGTTCATCACCTCGCTGTCTGACCGCGTACTCAACATCCAGAAGGGGCGCATCACCGAAGAGCTCGATCAAGCGAGCCTTCTGGCACGGGACGCCGCCATGCATCCGACCTAG
- a CDS encoding urease accessory protein UreF, with the protein MLFDRTQALTLLQLGDSAYPAGGFAFSWGIEGLAADGMLADRKELDCTIADQLVRRWATMDRILLRRAFQASNCDSIAEVDRLAEAGTPSAEMRDGSRRAGRALLGVWVRLEGPLSIEYRERVSTDARLGHLPIVQAVVGRDAGFSLDAAELVSGWTLVTGLVSAAVRLGIIGHIEAQQSQAAARGLLAELLADTPGADAEPASFTPFIDIAVSRGPLRHVRMFTT; encoded by the coding sequence ATGCTGTTCGATAGGACGCAGGCGCTCACGCTGCTGCAGCTCGGGGACAGCGCCTATCCGGCCGGCGGCTTCGCCTTCTCCTGGGGGATCGAAGGTCTTGCGGCAGACGGCATGCTTGCCGACCGCAAGGAGCTCGACTGCACCATCGCCGATCAGCTCGTGCGACGCTGGGCGACGATGGACCGCATCCTGCTGCGCAGGGCCTTCCAGGCGAGCAATTGCGATTCGATCGCCGAGGTCGATCGCCTCGCCGAGGCCGGAACACCGTCCGCCGAGATGCGGGACGGCTCGCGCCGCGCGGGCAGGGCGCTGCTCGGCGTCTGGGTCAGGCTCGAAGGTCCGCTGTCGATTGAATATCGCGAGCGGGTCTCCACGGATGCGCGACTTGGTCATTTGCCAATCGTCCAGGCCGTCGTCGGCCGGGATGCGGGTTTCAGCCTGGACGCGGCCGAGCTGGTCTCGGGCTGGACGCTGGTGACCGGCCTCGTCAGCGCGGCCGTGCGCCTCGGGATCATCGGTCATATCGAGGCGCAGCAGAGCCAGGCTGCCGCGCGCGGCCTGCTCGCGGAGTTGCTGGCGGACACGCCGGGCGCCGATGCCGAGCCGGCGAGCTTTACGCCCTTCATCGACATCGCGGTCTCGCGTGGGCCGCTTCGGCACGTTCGCATGTTCACGACCTGA
- a CDS encoding branched-chain amino acid ABC transporter permease, with protein sequence MAIYLIVALDVLNGISSLFLLCLGLAIIFGMMKIINLAHGEFIMLGAYATVISANAGVNIWIAMLVVAPLFVGLVGLVIERCLIRFLYGRLVDSMLATWGLSLLIIGIITTIYGNTQQGVPTPLGGFSIGSYQSSYYTLFLAGMAIVMMALVYGIMSFTRLGLIARATMQNPAMAATLGVNPARVYMCTFAVGAAVTGLAGGLLAPVSGITPGMGGAYVAKAFMTVVGGGAAILSGTMSAASLFGAVNQIGAYFTTPVYGEVLVFTAAIVLIRLLPQGISGRFFKGNL encoded by the coding sequence ATGGCGATCTACTTAATCGTCGCGCTCGACGTCCTGAACGGAATATCCTCGCTGTTCCTGCTGTGTCTCGGGCTGGCGATCATCTTCGGCATGATGAAGATCATCAATCTCGCACATGGCGAGTTCATCATGCTCGGTGCTTACGCGACGGTCATTTCGGCCAATGCCGGCGTCAACATCTGGATCGCGATGCTGGTGGTCGCGCCGCTCTTTGTCGGTCTCGTCGGCCTGGTCATCGAGCGATGTCTCATCCGCTTCCTCTATGGACGTCTCGTCGATTCGATGCTGGCGACATGGGGTCTGAGCCTCCTGATCATCGGCATCATCACGACGATCTATGGCAACACCCAGCAGGGCGTGCCGACGCCGCTCGGCGGATTTTCGATCGGATCCTATCAATCGAGCTATTATACGCTGTTCCTGGCCGGCATGGCGATCGTGATGATGGCGTTGGTCTACGGCATCATGAGCTTCACCCGCCTCGGCCTGATTGCCCGCGCGACGATGCAGAATCCGGCGATGGCGGCCACGCTCGGCGTCAATCCGGCGCGAGTCTATATGTGCACGTTCGCCGTGGGCGCGGCGGTCACGGGTCTCGCCGGCGGCCTGCTGGCGCCGGTGTCCGGCATCACTCCCGGCATGGGCGGCGCCTATGTCGCGAAAGCCTTCATGACCGTGGTCGGCGGCGGCGCCGCCATCCTGTCGGGCACGATGTCGGCGGCGAGCCTGTTCGGCGCGGTCAATCAGATCGGCGCGTATTTCACGACGCCGGTCTATGGCGAAGTCCTCGTGTTCACTGCGGCGATCGTCCTCATCCGGCTGCTTCCGCAAGGTATCTCCGGCCGCTTCTTCAAGGGGAATTTGTAA
- the ureG gene encoding urease accessory protein UreG: MNRLSLNGPTVNSRIAAARVGIGGPVGSGKTALVERLIPALLKRGIDIAVITNDLVTAEDAERIRRSGLIDPARVSAVEAGACPHTVIREDPTLNIEAADELERRFPGVELILLESGGDNLASTFSRDLTDFWMFVIDVAGGDDIPRKRGPGVIRADLLVINKVDLAPHVGVDLARMHQEALKVRDNRPVLLTNCRRGEGIDTVVDLLEREVLFRT; encoded by the coding sequence ATGAACAGGCTTTCGCTGAACGGTCCGACGGTCAACTCGCGCATTGCGGCCGCGCGCGTCGGGATCGGCGGACCGGTTGGCTCGGGCAAGACAGCGCTGGTCGAGCGCCTGATCCCGGCCCTCCTGAAACGCGGCATCGACATCGCCGTCATCACCAACGACCTCGTGACGGCGGAGGACGCCGAGCGGATCAGGCGCTCCGGGCTGATCGACCCGGCCCGTGTCTCAGCGGTCGAAGCGGGCGCATGCCCTCACACCGTCATTCGAGAGGATCCGACGCTCAACATCGAGGCCGCGGACGAGCTGGAGCGTCGTTTTCCCGGAGTTGAATTGATCCTGCTGGAAAGCGGCGGCGATAACCTCGCCTCGACCTTCTCGCGCGACCTGACCGACTTCTGGATGTTCGTCATCGACGTGGCCGGCGGTGACGATATCCCGCGCAAGCGCGGTCCGGGCGTCATCCGTGCCGATCTGCTTGTGATCAACAAGGTCGACCTCGCGCCGCATGTCGGCGTTGACCTGGCGCGCATGCATCAGGAGGCATTGAAGGTTCGGGACAACCGCCCGGTTCTGCTCACCAATTGCCGTCGCGGCGAAGGGATCGATACCGTGGTCGATCTGCTCGAGCGCGAGGTCCTTTTCAGGACATGA
- a CDS encoding ABC transporter substrate-binding protein, whose translation MSFSRRRFLRHSALATTTLIAAPAVFRSGAYGAESPIVIGSLHDQSGPIAASGTPMVYALQLAVDELNAGGGLLGRPLKVIHYDTQSNIQMYSQFAQQLAVKDKVDVVHGGITSASREAVRPTFDRFKVLYFYNVLYEGGVCDRNTFCTGTTPAQTVEKLVPSAMKKSGKKAYIIAADYNYGQITAKWMTKYVKDNGGEVLSTDFFPLDVTNFGTTISKIQAAKPDIILSALVGGNHTAFYRQWTSAGMKGKIPIASTTFGLVNEPSTLDAAESDSILGAYGYFEELTTPASKSFVEKIKKAHPDTPYISELAACTYEGVMLWAAGVKKAASIDRMKVIAALEDSVAFDGPSGKVSLDKATHHTTRNAFLAEVKDRKWSVLESYSDVKPADTASVCDLVKNPNDTKQYIINL comes from the coding sequence ATGTCTTTCTCTCGTCGCCGCTTCCTGCGGCACTCGGCCCTCGCTACGACGACATTGATCGCGGCACCCGCGGTTTTCCGCTCCGGTGCGTATGGCGCCGAGAGCCCGATTGTCATCGGCAGTCTGCACGATCAGTCTGGTCCGATCGCGGCCTCCGGCACGCCAATGGTCTACGCACTGCAACTTGCCGTGGATGAACTCAATGCCGGTGGCGGATTGCTCGGCCGGCCATTGAAGGTGATCCATTACGACACCCAGTCGAACATCCAGATGTATTCGCAGTTCGCCCAGCAGCTTGCGGTGAAGGACAAGGTCGACGTCGTTCACGGCGGCATCACCTCGGCGTCGCGCGAAGCGGTGCGTCCGACCTTCGATCGCTTCAAGGTGCTATACTTCTACAACGTGCTCTACGAAGGCGGCGTTTGCGATCGCAACACTTTCTGTACCGGCACGACGCCGGCGCAGACCGTGGAGAAGCTGGTTCCGAGCGCGATGAAGAAGTCCGGCAAGAAGGCCTACATCATCGCTGCCGACTACAATTACGGTCAGATCACCGCGAAGTGGATGACCAAATACGTCAAGGACAATGGTGGAGAGGTGCTCTCGACCGACTTCTTCCCGCTCGACGTCACCAATTTCGGCACGACCATCTCGAAGATCCAGGCGGCGAAGCCCGACATCATCCTGTCGGCGCTCGTCGGCGGAAACCACACCGCCTTCTACCGTCAATGGACCTCGGCCGGCATGAAGGGGAAGATTCCGATCGCGTCGACCACCTTCGGCCTCGTCAACGAGCCGAGCACGCTCGATGCCGCCGAGAGCGATTCCATTCTCGGCGCCTACGGATATTTCGAGGAGCTCACCACGCCGGCCTCGAAGAGTTTCGTCGAGAAGATCAAGAAGGCGCATCCGGACACGCCCTACATCAGCGAACTCGCCGCCTGCACATACGAGGGTGTCATGCTCTGGGCGGCGGGCGTCAAGAAGGCCGCCAGCATCGATCGCATGAAAGTCATTGCGGCGCTGGAGGACTCCGTCGCGTTCGATGGCCCGAGCGGCAAGGTTTCGCTCGACAAGGCGACACATCACACCACGCGCAACGCGTTCCTCGCGGAAGTGAAGGACCGGAAATGGTCGGTGTTGGAGAGCTACTCCGACGTCAAGCCGGCTGATACCGCGAGCGTGTGCGACCTCGTCAAGAACCCGAACGATACCAAGCAGTACATCATCAATCTCTGA
- a CDS encoding branched-chain amino acid ABC transporter permease gives MPFRFRLAAQAVAVVLAIVAIAVIPSTIELFAMMQLTLFASMAVLALSLAFIWGFGGILSFGQTAFFGLGGYAYAIAAINFQDSTPSILLAIVVPAAFAAILGYFIFFGRISDVYLGVITLTVTLILFNCVNSTSGDEYRIGKALLGGFNGMPAVPTFNVPFYPDQVLSPEQSWWVTGGALLGTFLLLRLVLSLPAGRIVVAVRENEVRASLLGYDPRKVKLLTFILSGAIAGLAGALYVNWGAFVGPTIFSLSLSAEIIIWITVGGLGTLLGPIVGCVLIEYIVAYIGSQQAMNSNLVLGAVLIVFVLLLPKGLVPTARDLLMRLVPAPKPKLADEQVPPSAAASHMAGAE, from the coding sequence ATGCCCTTCCGCTTTCGCCTCGCGGCCCAGGCGGTAGCCGTCGTTCTCGCGATTGTCGCGATCGCGGTGATTCCGAGCACGATCGAGTTGTTCGCGATGATGCAGCTGACGCTGTTCGCCTCGATGGCGGTGTTGGCGCTCAGTCTTGCCTTCATCTGGGGTTTCGGCGGCATTCTGTCGTTTGGGCAGACGGCTTTCTTCGGCCTCGGCGGCTATGCCTACGCGATCGCCGCGATCAACTTCCAGGATTCGACGCCGTCGATCCTGCTCGCCATAGTCGTTCCCGCGGCATTTGCCGCGATTCTCGGCTATTTCATCTTCTTCGGCCGCATCTCCGACGTCTATCTCGGCGTCATCACGCTGACCGTCACCTTGATCCTGTTCAACTGCGTCAACTCGACCTCCGGCGACGAGTACAGGATCGGCAAGGCGCTGCTTGGCGGATTCAACGGCATGCCGGCGGTGCCGACATTCAACGTGCCGTTCTACCCGGATCAGGTGCTCTCGCCGGAACAGTCCTGGTGGGTGACGGGTGGAGCGTTGTTGGGAACGTTCCTGTTGCTGCGTCTCGTGCTGTCTCTTCCGGCCGGCCGCATCGTGGTGGCCGTGCGCGAAAATGAAGTCCGAGCATCCTTGCTCGGCTATGACCCGCGCAAGGTCAAGCTGCTCACATTCATTCTGAGCGGCGCGATCGCTGGACTGGCCGGCGCGCTCTACGTCAACTGGGGCGCGTTCGTCGGGCCGACCATCTTCAGTTTGTCGCTGTCGGCCGAGATCATCATCTGGATCACGGTAGGCGGTCTCGGGACCTTGCTCGGACCGATCGTCGGCTGCGTCCTGATCGAATACATCGTTGCCTATATCGGCTCGCAGCAGGCGATGAATTCGAACCTCGTGCTCGGTGCCGTGCTGATCGTGTTCGTGCTGCTGCTGCCCAAGGGCCTGGTGCCGACGGCGCGCGATCTGCTGATGCGGCTCGTGCCGGCGCCGAAGCCGAAGCTCGCGGACGAGCAGGTGCCGCCATCGGCGGCGGCCTCGCACATGGCCGGAGCGGAGTAA
- the ureE gene encoding urease accessory protein UreE yields MTMRIHGILGRSGDAAFARQLHHLEHHDGIELLFIPPADVGRKRFRLTTDRGTDCAVSLDRDEELTDGAVLFLAADRAIIARFGEQESWRLAPVDQAAALKLGWNAGNLHWRVRFEGDTLVVLLDGPLDAYRARIRPLLESDEVVECDAVR; encoded by the coding sequence ATGACGATGCGGATTCATGGCATTCTGGGGAGATCCGGCGACGCGGCCTTTGCCCGTCAGCTGCATCACCTCGAGCATCATGATGGTATCGAGCTCTTGTTCATCCCTCCCGCTGATGTCGGCCGCAAGCGCTTCCGGCTGACGACTGATCGCGGCACCGACTGCGCGGTGAGCCTTGACCGGGACGAGGAACTGACCGACGGCGCGGTGCTGTTTCTCGCAGCCGACCGTGCGATCATCGCGCGCTTCGGCGAGCAGGAGAGCTGGCGGCTGGCGCCGGTCGATCAGGCCGCGGCACTCAAGCTCGGATGGAACGCGGGCAATCTGCATTGGCGGGTGCGGTTCGAGGGCGATACTCTCGTCGTGCTCCTCGATGGACCGCTCGACGCCTACCGGGCGCGTATCAGGCCGCTGTTGGAGTCCGACGAAGTGGTGGAGTGCGATGCTGTTCGATAG
- the ureB gene encoding urease subunit beta encodes MNLSPTELDRLVIFNAAQMARRNRSLGIRLSHPEAVAYITDEVMTAARRDIPYAEIRDMAGRLLTLDDVEPGVPGMIPMLYIECMFAEGTKVMAVFEPIAPADAAEDIVPGEIIPGGDDIELFADLPAITIDVVNTGDRDVQVRSHTHFFEVNRALRFDRAAAWGMKVDRPAGAGVRFEPGVAKSVRLVPIAGARVVHGQAGLVNGPLDAPSALERALKLAADRGYQGA; translated from the coding sequence ATGAATCTGTCGCCGACGGAATTGGATCGTCTCGTGATCTTCAACGCTGCGCAGATGGCGCGGCGCAACCGGTCGCTGGGGATCAGGCTGAGCCACCCGGAGGCGGTCGCCTACATCACCGACGAGGTTATGACGGCGGCACGCCGCGATATTCCCTACGCCGAGATCCGCGATATGGCCGGCCGTCTCCTGACGTTGGACGACGTCGAGCCGGGCGTCCCGGGGATGATTCCGATGCTCTACATCGAATGCATGTTCGCCGAAGGCACCAAGGTGATGGCCGTGTTCGAGCCGATTGCGCCAGCAGATGCCGCCGAGGATATCGTCCCTGGCGAGATCATCCCAGGCGGCGACGATATCGAGCTGTTCGCCGACCTGCCGGCTATCACGATCGATGTCGTGAACACGGGCGATCGCGATGTTCAGGTCCGCAGCCACACCCATTTCTTCGAGGTCAACCGCGCGCTGCGCTTCGATCGTGCTGCTGCCTGGGGGATGAAAGTCGACCGGCCGGCCGGTGCTGGCGTGCGCTTCGAGCCGGGTGTCGCCAAGTCGGTGCGTCTGGTTCCGATTGCGGGGGCCCGGGTCGTGCATGGGCAGGCCGGTCTCGTGAACGGTCCGCTCGACGCGCCGTCGGCGCTGGAGCGGGCGCTCAAGCTCGCGGCCGACCGCGGCTATCAGGGAGCTTGA